A window of Theropithecus gelada isolate Dixy chromosome 14, Tgel_1.0, whole genome shotgun sequence contains these coding sequences:
- the LOC112607327 gene encoding interferon-induced very large GTPase 1-like — MDIPEEYWPEEPLREVMESLQRQLNLMEWTLCHRQNLPDRDVVRWASGGLTLQGIYKANHQRGLTKKREELLSVPKEFLLSDPQQGTQMKTKEFTSPQAEFMFTQTVEKLGFSLTTSAKDRSWGFSLEAGLDHSKHSESKETQQSSSKHSYFCSTKFSYIPLASCHFPTDQLQLSKPALQELKCIEDLLSQTANPDRFSLLRHRIVNFFHRFGSHVNQGPLHLGGIYWWKAISEGYCREQLAEVTQ, encoded by the coding sequence ATGGACATCCCTGAAGAGTACTGGCCTGAAGAGCCTCTAAGGGAAGTCATGGAAAGCCTGCAGAGACAACTCAACCTCATGGAGTGGACACTGTGCCACAGGCAAAATCTCCCAGATAGAGATGTGGTGAGATGGGCATCTGGAGGGCTGACCCTCCAGGGAATTTACAAAGCCAACCACCAAAGGGGCCTgacaaagaagagagaggagttGCTCAGTGTCCCCAAAGAGTTCTTACTTTCGGATCCTCAGCAAGgaacacaaatgaaaacaaaagaattcaCATCTCCTCAGGCTGAATTCATGTTTACCCAGACGGTAGAGAAGCTGGGCTTTAGTTTAACTACTTCAGCCAAGGACAGAAGTTGGGGGTTTAGTCTAGAAGCTGGTTTGGATCACAGCAAACATTCAGAATCCAAGGAAACCCAACAATCAAGTTCTAAGCATTCTTATTTCTGCTCAACCAAGTTCAGCTACATCCCCCTGGCCTCCTGCCACTTTCCCACTGATCAGCTGCAGTTATCCAAGCCTGCTCTCCAGGAATTGAAATGTATTGAAGACCTTCTGAGTCAGACAGCAAACCCAGACAGATTCTCCTTGCTGAGGCACAGGATTGTAAACTTCTTCCACAGGTTTGGCTCTCATGTTAACCAAGGCCCTCTGCACCTGGGAGGAATCTACTGGTGGAAGGCCATTTCAGAGGGTTATTGCAGGGAGCAGTTGGCAGAAGTGACGCAGTAG